The genomic DNA TCTGGGCCGGCGGCGGCGTCATCAACTCCGGCGCCTGGGACGAATTGCAACAGGTCGCCGAGACCCTCGACGCCCCGGTCCTCACGACGTGCAGCGGCAGGGGCTCCATTCCCGACGACCACCCGCTGGCCTTGACCAACATCTCCACCCACGGCCCGGTCACGCGCCTGATGGAGCGCTGCGACGCCATGCTCGCCGTGGGCGCGGTGTTCCCGCACCTGATCACGTCCAAGTGGACCCTGCCGATCCCTGAGCGCCTGGTTCACATCGACATCGACCCCTCGCAGCCCGGCAAGAACTACCCCGCCGAGATCGGCATTCACGCCGACGCCAAGCTGGCGCTGGGCGCGCTCGTCGCCGCCCTCAACGGCGGCGACGTCGACCGCGACGACTGGGTGGATACAGCCCGCACCGCCCGCGCCGACGTCCGCCGCGACCTCTCGCAATTGGCGCCGCTCGAGTGGAGCCTGATGGAGATCGTCCGCGAGGCCCTTCCCCGCGAGACCATCGTCGCCTGCGACCCGCACCTCTGGGGCTACTGGGCGCGCGAGCACTTCCCCATCTACGAGCCGCGCACGTTCCTCTACGGACTCCAGTTCGGCACCCTGGGATATGCCTATCCAGTCGGCCTCGGCGCCAAGCTGGCCGCGCCCGACCGCCCGGTCGTGGCCATCGGCGGCGACGGCGGCTTTCTCTTCACCGGACAGGAGCTGGCCACCGCCGTGCAGCTCGGCATCAACGTCCCCATGGTCATCTTCAACGACGACGCCTACGGCGCCATCAAGGAAGACTTTGTGCGCGACTACGACAACGCCTACGAAGTGGACCTGGTGAACCCGGATTTCGTGC from Chloroflexota bacterium includes the following:
- a CDS encoding thiamine pyrophosphate-binding protein — protein: MTGSDAVVQSLIAEGIDLVFGIPGYHSEHLYGRLMQQDRIRHVLVRHEQGAGFMAIGVARVTGKPACVLSTAGPGALNVATPMGEAYGDGVPLLNIMAEDLSPYLYQDKGLVHESKDQFGVFSRLSQWARQAMSPGEIPGAIHEAMRRMEVNRPRPTVVEIPLDVFQGDGPVEILERETWARPAGDLGDIERAAALLRDAERPLIWAGGGVINSGAWDELQQVAETLDAPVLTTCSGRGSIPDDHPLALTNISTHGPVTRLMERCDAMLAVGAVFPHLITSKWTLPIPERLVHIDIDPSQPGKNYPAEIGIHADAKLALGALVAALNGGDVDRDDWVDTARTARADVRRDLSQLAPLEWSLMEIVREALPRETIVACDPHLWGYWAREHFPIYEPRTFLYGLQFGTLGYAYPVGLGAKLAAPDRPVVAIGGDGGFLFTGQELATAVQLGINVPMVIFNDDAYGAIKEDFVRDYDNAYEVDLVNPDFVRYAESFGAVGLRANPDNLGDTLRRALELDRPSIIDVPAKLRRPLKVD